A window from Brachionichthys hirsutus isolate HB-005 chromosome 4, CSIRO-AGI_Bhir_v1, whole genome shotgun sequence encodes these proteins:
- the imp4 gene encoding U3 small nucleolar ribonucleoprotein protein IMP4, whose translation MLRREVRLRREYLYRKAQEDRQRTIEEKKQKLKGALDENRLLPTEVRREAVQLQKLLEYDDGGAEGVSSHMDDEYKWAGVEDPKLMVTTSRDPSSRLKMFAKEVKLMFPGAQRMNRGNHEIVALVQACKANNVTDLVIVHETRGQPDALVVCHLPFGPTAYFTLYNVVMRHDVPDIGTMSEAYPHLIFHNFTSRLGKRVSNILKYLFPVPKEDSRRVITFANQDDFITFRHHTYKKTDHKNIELIEVGPRFEMKLYMIKLGTLENEATADVEWRHHAYTHTAKKRRFLSMD comes from the exons ATG CTTCGTCGAGAGGTGAGGCTGAGACGAGAGTACCTGTACAGGAAGGCACAGGAGGATAGGCAACGGACAAtagaggagaagaaacagaagCTGAAGGGCGCACTTGATG aaaATCGCCTTCTTCCGACGGAGGTACGCAGAGAAGCCGTGCAGCTCCAGAAACTGCTGGAGTATGACGATGGAGGGGCAGAAG GTGTGAGCTCGCACATGGATGATGAGTATAAGTGGGCTGGAGTTGAGGACCCTAAACTCATGGTCACCACGTCCAGGGACCCCAGCTCCAGACTCAAAATGTTTGCCAAG GAGGTGAAGCTAATGTTCCCAGGAGCTCAGCGCATGAACAGAGGAAACCATGAGATTGTTGCACTTGTGCAGGCCTGCAAAGCCAACAACGTCACAGATCTGGTCATCGTGCACGAAACCAGAGGACAGCCAG ATGCCCTGGTTGTCTGCCACTTGCCCTTTGGACCGACTGCTTATTTCACACTTTACAATGTGGTGATGAGGCACGATGTTCCGGACATCGGCACCATGTCTGAGGCCTACCCCCATCTCATTTTTCACAACTTCACCTCGCGACTCGGCAAAAGG GTATCAAATATCCTCAAGTATCTTTTTCCAGTACCAAAGGAGGACagtcggcgtgtaatcacgttTGCCAACCAAGATGACTTCATCACTTTCAG ACATCACACCTACAAAAAAACAGACCACAAGAACATTGAGCTGATAGAAGTGGGCCCcagatttgaaatgaaat TGTACATGATCAAACTGGGCACCCTGGAGAATGAGGCCACTGCAGATGTGGAGTGGCGGCACcatgcgtacacacacacggcgaAGAAGAGGAGATTTCTCAGCATGGATTAG
- the araf gene encoding serine/threonine-protein kinase A-Raf — protein sequence MSSTSSSYSSSGETSPEDVPRGGGTIRVYLPNKQRTVVNVRQGQTVHESLDKALKVRGLSQECCAVFRLLEGRKRLTDWDTDITPLVGEELLVEVLDDIPLTMHNFVRKTFFKLAYCDFCHKFLFNGFRCQTCGYKFHQHCSSKVPTVCVDMVTVSKRCFPNACTDEYPRILLPEHSPSQSNLALTPEPSGMDLLAPTSAFHFPNPSGDGQSLQRHRSTSTPNVHMVSTVGPVGTSIIEEALKFNNTIGPEPSPKPSASPPSSLGSPGRRPPKSPSEHKDRKPSSSDDKKKVYRGGYRDSSYYWEVHSREVTVQKRIGAGSFGTVFKGKWHGDVAIKILKVTEPTPEQLQAFKNEMQVLRKTRHVNILLFMGYMTKPNFAIITQWCEGSSLYRHLHVTETKFDTMRRIDVARQTAQGMDYLHAKNIIHRDLKSNNIFLHEGWTVKIGDFGLATVKSRWSGSQQVEQPSGSILWMAPEVIRMQDSNPYTFQSDVYGYGVVLFELMSGTLPYSNINNRDQIIFMVGRGYLSPDLAKLSSTSPKSMKRLIVDCLKFKRDERLLFPQILLAIEHVQDLLPKIERSRSEPSLHRAVHAEDLNPLLFHTTRLMPL from the exons atgtcctccacctcctcttcctacTCCTCCTCGGGAGAGACGAGTCCGGAGGATGTACCCCGTGGTGGGGGGACCATTCGAGTCTACCTCCCCAACAAACAGAGGACAGTG GTGAATGTTCGCCAAGGACAGACTGTGCACGAGAGTTTAGATAAGGCACTCAAAGTGAGAGGCCTAAGTCAAGAGTGCTGTGCTGTATTTCGCCTTCTGGAAGG TCGGAAGCGACTGACTGACTGGGACACAGACATCACTCCCTTGGTTGGAGAGGAGCTCTTAGTCGAGGTTCTGGATGATATTCCCCTCACCATGCACAACTTT GTACGGAAAACCTTTTTCAAGCTGGCTTACTGTGATTTTTGCCACAAGTTTCTTTTTAACGGCTTCAGATGTCAAACGTGTGGCTACAAATtccaccaacactgcagcagcaAGGTCCCTACTGTCTGCGTGGACATGGTCACAGTGAGCAAACG GTGTTTTCCCAATGCCTGTACAGACGAGTACCCACGGATACTATTGCCAGAACATTCTCCTTCACAGAGCAACCTAGCGTTAACCCCAGAGCCTTCTGG GATGGACCTCCTGGCCCCGACCTCAGCCTTTCATTTCCCTAATCCAAGTGGAGACGGCCAATCCCTGCAGAGGCATCGCTCCACCTCCACTCCCAATGTCCATATGGTCAGCACAGTGGGCCCCGTCGGTACCAGCATCATAGAG GAAGCATTAAAGTTCAACAACACAATTG GTCCTGAGCCTTCACCGAAGCCCTCCGCCAGCCCGCCCTCTTCTCTCGGGTCTCCTGGGAGGAGACCACCCAAGTCTCCCTCAGAGCACAAGGATCGCAAACCTTCTTCATCTGATGACAAAAAGAAAGTG TACCGAGGGGGTTACAGAGATTCGAGCTACTACTGGGAGGTCCACTCTCGAGAAGTGACTGTTCAGAAGAGAATAGGTGCGGGCTCCTTTGGGACCGTGTTCAAGGGCAAATGGCACGGAGACGTGGCGATCAAGATCCTCAAAGTCACAGAGCCGACGCCCGAGCAGCTCCAGGCCTTCAAGAATGAAATGCAGGTCTTGCG GAAGACCCGCCATGTCAACATCCTGCTGTTCATGGGCTACATGACGAAGCCCAACTTCGCCATCATCACGCAGTGGTGCGAAGGCAGCAGCCTGTACCGCCACCTGCACGTCACAGAGACCAAGTTCGATACGATGCGTCGCATCGATGTGGCCAGGCAGACGGCGCAGGGCATGGA cTATCTTCATGCAAAGAACATAATTCACCGAGATCTTAAATCAAACA ATATCTTTCTCCACGAGGGCTGGACTGTTAAGATCGGTGACTTTGGCTTAGCCACAGTGAAGTCTCGGTGGAGCGGCTCTCAGCAGGTCGAACAGCCGAGTGGATCCATCCTCTGGATG gctcCCGAGGTGATTAGAATGCAGGACAGCAACCCGTATACCTTCCAGTCCGATGTGTATGGCTATGGAGTCGTGCTGTTTGAGCTGATGTCGGGGACACTGCCTTACTCCAACATTAACAACAGAGACCAG ATCATTTTCATGGTTGGGCGTGGTTACCTGTCTCCGGACCTCGCCAAGCTGTCTAGTACCTCGCCCAAGTCGATGAAAAGGCTCATTGTCGACTGCCTGAAGTTCAAGCGCGACGAGAGGCTCCTGTTTCCACAG ATCCTGCTAGCCATTGAGCACGTTCAAGACCTGCTGCCAAAGATTGAGCGGAGTCGCTCCGAGCCGTCTCTCCATCGGGCTGTCCACGCAGAAGACCTGAACCCCCTTCTGTTCCACACCACCCGGCTGATGCCCCTCTGA
- the zgc:64051 gene encoding leukocyte surface antigen CD53, which translates to MAQGCLKCLKLTMCAANFLCFLSGVAVLSLGVYMMVNFRMAALTLTLGSFNFANTLLISGIVITCVSFLGFLGALKENRCLLLTYFLLLFILLLVELTVACLLLVYEGEIAQLLEDNLMKGLKDAKGKSGNSTELSSDWDVIQKQLGCCGVNNATDWGETVPGSCCSDRCSTTNPQYNQKGCLSTLKTFFEENFLTTGISVIALCVVEVLGMCFAMTLFCQISRSGLGYKL; encoded by the exons ATGGCTCAAGGATGCCTCAAGTGTTTGAAGTTAACCATGTGTGCCGCTAACTTCCTGTGTTTT cTGAGCGGCGTGGCCGTGCTCTCTCTGGGGGTGTACATGATGGTGAACTTCCGGATGGCCGCCCTCACCCTAACCTTGGGCAGCTTCAACTTTGCCAACACGCTGCTGATCAGCGGGATCGTCATCACCTGTGTGTCCTTCCTGGGCTTCCTGGGGGCTCTGAAGGAGAACCGCTGCCTCCTCCTGACG tacttcctgctgctgttcatcctgctgctggtggagctgACCGTGGCGTGCTTGCTGCTGGTGTACGAGGGCGAG ATTGCTCAGCTGTTGGAAGACAATCTCATGAAGGGTTTGAAGGACGCCAAAGGAAAGAGTGGAAACTCAACGGAGCTGTCAAGTGACTGGGATGTGATCCAGAAGCAG CTCGGCTGCTGTGGCGTCAACAACGCCACGGACTGGGGCGAGACCGTGCCGGGGTCCTGCTGCTCGGACCGGTGCAGCACCACCAACCCCCAGTACAACCAGAAG GGCTGCTTGTCGACGCTGAAGACCTTCTTTGAGGAGAACTTCCTGACCACTGGGATTTCTGTCATCGCCCTCTGCGTTGTTGAG GTCTTGGGAATGTGTTTCGCCATGACACTCTTCTGCCAAATCAGCAGATCCGGACTGGGTTACAAGCTATAG
- the LOC137918169 gene encoding lymphotoxin-alpha-like: MEEEGCCCCCRRCGGGGGGVGSRRGDAVIRFLKQNQSRLQRTAQVFGLALLLLISLVLAVLITVVNGGRGPRSPHSQVTLRTCGASRRVVNSDSHKNPSAMLTAARGENTESTGKYLKWESEKGHAFCNGGFSYSQGNLVVPRDGIYRVFLQITYEKKDNVSCETLSLINSVVYYRDTYPEDVTLLSSADTVSCSMEVWSKSLYASGLFNLEADGKLRVKASTPHLIIQREHEVFFGAELLPQ, from the exons ATGGAGGAggaaggctgctgctgctgctgccgccgctgcggcggcggcggagggggGGTCGGATCCCGCCGCGGAGACGCTGTGATCCGCTTTCTGAAACAGAACCAATCACGACTCCAGCGCACGGCGCAGGTCTTCGGGCTGGCGCTCCTGCTTCTGATCTCACTGGTTCTGGCTGTCCTGATCACGGTCGTGAACGGAGGACGAGGTCCGCGGTCGCCGCACAGCCAGGTAACTTTACGCACCTGCGGCGCGTCACGCCGCG TCGTCAACAGCGACTCTCACAAGAATCCAAGCGCCATGCTGACAG CTGCTCGTGGTGAAAACACTGAGAGTACCGGTAAGTATCTCAAATGGGAGAGCGAGAAAGGACATGCCTTCTGCAACGGAGGTTTCAGCTACTCCCAGGGAAACCTGGTGGTGCCCAGAGACGGCATCTACAGAGTCTTCCTGCAGATCACCTACGAGAAAAAGGACAACGTCTCCTGCGAGACGTTGAGCCTCATCAACAGCGTGGTCTATTATCGGGATACGTACCCTGAAGACGTGACTCTCCTGTCATCCGCTGACACGGTGAGTTGCAGCATGGAGGTCTGGAGTAAGTCCCTCTACGCCTCCGGCTTATTCAACCTGGAGGCCGACGGCAAACTGCGCGTGAAAGCGTCGACCCCCCATCTCATCATTCAGAGAGAGCATGAAGTGTTCTTTGGTGCTGAACTCCTCCCTCAGTAG